A genomic segment from Daphnia carinata strain CSIRO-1 chromosome 1, CSIRO_AGI_Dcar_HiC_V3, whole genome shotgun sequence encodes:
- the LOC130692528 gene encoding uncharacterized protein LOC130692528 isoform X2: protein MLSQFVILLCATSTVFSDRLDEADKGNELQSEERCNLPPVKPDSFICSLTIIPSWTFNSKAGECQSYAYGGCGKTSNLFASLEECKTACLKEKASLPNSTISVRQNATVKSSRGVCRYRDVTYIIGQEILQINQDDACKTDCKCGASDNHKGGATIKCNQISCDEPLPPQEEGCVLVTLPGACCPSIKCPERSLAGVGPSDDICVYNGKGYLKGQSIPTGEICRKCTCVKGFYGLFGPGCQEVHCILDDRIGCTPVYTPGICCPTSYKCNSPITEVFPQIKSDLSRIKWGHGINSRIQLYKSLHGRDMMIEADVSVGTITGGDATIMPIMAHPPLNTSDLSLEEFLDTILDSNTTKGIKLDFKDLEVVELSLVAIKSRASKIIGPLWLNADILPGPVNASTKPVEALRFLSLAKDYFPDAVLSVGWTTRFGPQMAWPLQIINEGSYTLEHVAQMRDALKAAQIRQPVTFPVRAGLLTSSESQKNILWLLEEIEGSTLTIWSSQYDTVDVPALMKLVNHIGKENIYVDVPSGLNCEIQHYDEQFY from the exons ATGTTAAGCCAATTTGTGATCCTGCTCTGCGCAACGTCCACCGTTTTCAGTGACCGCC TCGATGAAGCTGATAAGGGCAACGAACTGCAGTCGGAGGAGAGATGCAACTTGCCACCCGTTAAACCCGACTCGTTCATTTGTTCGCTAACCATAATTCCATCGTGGACTTTCAACTCCAAGGCCGGAGAGTGTCAGAGCTACGCGTATGGAGGATGCGGCAAAACGTCCAACCTTTTTGCCTCCCTGGAAGAATGCAAAACAGCCTGCCTGAAAGAGAAGGCAAGCCTTCCAAATTCTACTATCAGCGTTCGTCAAAACG CTACGGTGAAATCTAGCCGCGGAGTCTGTCGCTATCGTGATGTTACCTACATTATAGGTCAAGAAATTTTACAAATCAACCAAGACGATGCATGTAAAACGGACTGCAAATGCGGGGCGAGTGATAACCA TAAAGGAGGAGCTACTATCAAATGTAACCAAATCTCATGCGATGAACCTCTCCCTCCACAGGAAGAAGGTTGCGTCCTAGTCACGTTACCCGGTGCTTGTTGTCCGTCCATCAAATGCC CCGAACGAAGTTTAGCTGGTGTGGGTCCTTCGGACGACATTTGCGTCTACAACGGTAAAGGTTACCTAAAAGGACAATCGATTCCTACCGGCGAGATTTGCAGAAAGTGTACCTGTGTTAAAGGATTCTACG GTTTGTTTGGTCCTGGTTGTCAGGAGGTGCATTGTATATTAGACGACCGCATTGGATGCACCCCTGTTTACACTCCTGGAATTTGTTGCCCAACCAGTTACAAGTGCAATTCACCTATAACAGAAGTTTTCCCTCAGATAAAATCAGATCTTTCCCGCATCAAATGGGGACATGGAATAAACAGCAGAATCCAGCTCTACAAATCCCTTCATG GACGTGACATGATGATTGAGGCAGACGTTTCTGTCGGTACCATCACAGGTGGCGACGCTACGATTATGCCAATCATGGCTCATCCACCTTTGAACACATCGGATTTGAGCTTAGAAGAATTTCTAGATACTATTCTCGATAGTAATACAACTAAAGGCATCAAACTTGACTTTAAGGATTTGGAAGTAGTCGAACTATCCTTGGTTGCCATCAAATCACGGGCTAGCAAA ATCATCGGACCTCTGTGGTTAAACGCGGACATCCTACCAGGACCGGTGAACGCCTCCACGAAACCAGTTG AGGCTTTGCGGTTTCTCAGTTTGGCAAAAGATTATTTTCCCGATGCAGTTCTCTCTGTTGGCTGGACTACTAG GTTTGGCCCGCAAATGGCTTGGCCGTTGCAAATCATCAACGAAGGATCGTACACCCTGGAGCATGTGGCTCAAATGCGGGACGCTCTGAAAGCGGCTCAAATACGACAGCCCGTTACTTTTCCAGTTCGGGCAGGCTTGTTAACTTCGTCCGAATCTCAGAAAAACATCCTGTGGTTACTCGAGGAG ATTGAGGGTAGTACCCTGACCATCTGGAGTTCCCAATATGACACCGTAGATGTACCCGCATTAATGAAGCTCGTGAATCAtatcggaaaagaaaatatttacgtTGACGTTCCTAGTGGATTGAACTGCGAGATCCAACATTATGACGAACAGTTCTATTAA
- the LOC130692528 gene encoding uncharacterized protein LOC130692528 isoform X1, which yields MLSQFVILLCATSTVFSDRLDEADKGNELQSEERCNLPPVKPDSFICSLTIIPSWTFNSKAGECQSYAYGGCGKTSNLFASLEECKTACLKEKASLPNSTISVRQNATVKSSRGVCRYRDVTYIIGQEILQINQDDACKTDCKCGASDNQEQLFSKGGATIKCNQISCDEPLPPQEEGCVLVTLPGACCPSIKCPERSLAGVGPSDDICVYNGKGYLKGQSIPTGEICRKCTCVKGFYGLFGPGCQEVHCILDDRIGCTPVYTPGICCPTSYKCNSPITEVFPQIKSDLSRIKWGHGINSRIQLYKSLHGRDMMIEADVSVGTITGGDATIMPIMAHPPLNTSDLSLEEFLDTILDSNTTKGIKLDFKDLEVVELSLVAIKSRASKIIGPLWLNADILPGPVNASTKPVEALRFLSLAKDYFPDAVLSVGWTTRFGPQMAWPLQIINEGSYTLEHVAQMRDALKAAQIRQPVTFPVRAGLLTSSESQKNILWLLEEIEGSTLTIWSSQYDTVDVPALMKLVNHIGKENIYVDVPSGLNCEIQHYDEQFY from the exons ATGTTAAGCCAATTTGTGATCCTGCTCTGCGCAACGTCCACCGTTTTCAGTGACCGCC TCGATGAAGCTGATAAGGGCAACGAACTGCAGTCGGAGGAGAGATGCAACTTGCCACCCGTTAAACCCGACTCGTTCATTTGTTCGCTAACCATAATTCCATCGTGGACTTTCAACTCCAAGGCCGGAGAGTGTCAGAGCTACGCGTATGGAGGATGCGGCAAAACGTCCAACCTTTTTGCCTCCCTGGAAGAATGCAAAACAGCCTGCCTGAAAGAGAAGGCAAGCCTTCCAAATTCTACTATCAGCGTTCGTCAAAACG CTACGGTGAAATCTAGCCGCGGAGTCTGTCGCTATCGTGATGTTACCTACATTATAGGTCAAGAAATTTTACAAATCAACCAAGACGATGCATGTAAAACGGACTGCAAATGCGGGGCGAGTGATAACCA AGAACAACTTTTTAGTAAAGGAGGAGCTACTATCAAATGTAACCAAATCTCATGCGATGAACCTCTCCCTCCACAGGAAGAAGGTTGCGTCCTAGTCACGTTACCCGGTGCTTGTTGTCCGTCCATCAAATGCC CCGAACGAAGTTTAGCTGGTGTGGGTCCTTCGGACGACATTTGCGTCTACAACGGTAAAGGTTACCTAAAAGGACAATCGATTCCTACCGGCGAGATTTGCAGAAAGTGTACCTGTGTTAAAGGATTCTACG GTTTGTTTGGTCCTGGTTGTCAGGAGGTGCATTGTATATTAGACGACCGCATTGGATGCACCCCTGTTTACACTCCTGGAATTTGTTGCCCAACCAGTTACAAGTGCAATTCACCTATAACAGAAGTTTTCCCTCAGATAAAATCAGATCTTTCCCGCATCAAATGGGGACATGGAATAAACAGCAGAATCCAGCTCTACAAATCCCTTCATG GACGTGACATGATGATTGAGGCAGACGTTTCTGTCGGTACCATCACAGGTGGCGACGCTACGATTATGCCAATCATGGCTCATCCACCTTTGAACACATCGGATTTGAGCTTAGAAGAATTTCTAGATACTATTCTCGATAGTAATACAACTAAAGGCATCAAACTTGACTTTAAGGATTTGGAAGTAGTCGAACTATCCTTGGTTGCCATCAAATCACGGGCTAGCAAA ATCATCGGACCTCTGTGGTTAAACGCGGACATCCTACCAGGACCGGTGAACGCCTCCACGAAACCAGTTG AGGCTTTGCGGTTTCTCAGTTTGGCAAAAGATTATTTTCCCGATGCAGTTCTCTCTGTTGGCTGGACTACTAG GTTTGGCCCGCAAATGGCTTGGCCGTTGCAAATCATCAACGAAGGATCGTACACCCTGGAGCATGTGGCTCAAATGCGGGACGCTCTGAAAGCGGCTCAAATACGACAGCCCGTTACTTTTCCAGTTCGGGCAGGCTTGTTAACTTCGTCCGAATCTCAGAAAAACATCCTGTGGTTACTCGAGGAG ATTGAGGGTAGTACCCTGACCATCTGGAGTTCCCAATATGACACCGTAGATGTACCCGCATTAATGAAGCTCGTGAATCAtatcggaaaagaaaatatttacgtTGACGTTCCTAGTGGATTGAACTGCGAGATCCAACATTATGACGAACAGTTCTATTAA
- the LOC130692540 gene encoding protein FAM151B-like, with protein MNTFLLDFSFIWASALALQWSSSLDKDLQWRSVDWNKDGKPDSSKDPWIISTRSWSTQGIGGFVSSELKNGIKSRPSATTSLRQNKADLSGIKWAHAVNSKIQLNNSIRGKAMIIEGDVSMGFIESRGEIALPIMAHPPSKISDLSLTEFVDTVLHSKTSKGMKFDFKELEVVEPSLKMIKARANEITGSLWLNADIVQGPVNDTTIPVDAAQFLKLVKQYFPDAILSVGWTTRFGPQLALPLQIINDGSYTMDHVIKMRDVLKAAEIRQQITFPIRAGLSTSPESQASILWLLEQFDNSSLTIWSADYDMVDVPGLMKLVNHIGKENIYIDVPSGLNCEIQHFDEYPIH; from the exons ATGAATACTTTCTTGCTG GATTTTAGTTTCATCTGGGCTAGTGCTTTAGCCTTGCAATGGTCGTCTTCACTCGACAAGGACTTGCAATGGAGAAGTGTCGACTGGAATAAGGACGGAAAGCCTGATTCTTCAAAAGATCCTTGGATAATATCGACCCGGTCTTGGTCCACCCAAGGGATTGGTGGATTTGTATCTAGCGAATTGAAGAATGGGATAAAATCACGACCGTCTGCAACAACTTCGCTACGCCAAAATAAAGCAGATCTGTCGGGCATCAAATGGGCGCACGCCGTTAATAGCAAGATTCAACTCAATAATTCAATACGTG GAAAGGCCATGATCATCGAAGGTGATGTATCTATGGGTTTCATCGAGAGCCGTGGTGAAATAGCTCTCCCGATCATGGCCCATCCACCTTCGAAGATCTCAGACCTGAGTCTGACAGAATTTGTTGATACTGTTCTCCACAGCAAAACATCTAAGggaatgaaatttgattttaaagagTTGGAGGTAGTGGAACCGTCTTTAAAAATGATCAAAGCTCGAGCTAACGAG ATCACTGGCTCTCTGTGGTTGAACGCAGACATTGTCCAAGGACCAGTGAATGACACTACAATACCAGTGG ACGCTGCCCAGTTTTTGAAACTCGTCAAGCAGTATTTTCCGGACGCAATCCTCTCCGTTGGATGGACAACAAG GTTTGGTCCGCAACTGGCTTTGCCGTTGCAGATCATCAACGATGGATCATACACAATGGATCACGTGATTAAAATGCGTGATGTTCTGAAAGCGGCTGAAATCCGACAACAGATTACCTTTCCAATTCGTGCGGGGCTGTCAACCTCTCCGGAATCTCAAGCAAGCATCTTATGGTTACTCGAACAG TTTGACAATAGTTCACTTACCATTTGGAGTGCAGATTACGACATGGTGGATGTTCCTGGATTGATGAAGCTCGTCAACCACATTggcaaagaaaacatttacatCGACGTGCCTAGTGGACTGAACTGCGAGATTCAACATTTCGACGAGTATCCTATTCAttag